The following proteins are co-located in the Bacteroidales bacterium genome:
- a CDS encoding alpha-L-fucosidase yields the protein MIKRLLTALLFFLALSLNGQNYQPTWESLDKRPVPQWFEDSKFGIFIHWGVYSVPSWGPTGDSIGVYDKYAEWYWRKFDQPGKVQKYFKEFHLKTYGPNFKYQDFAPMFKAELFNPDQWADLFKESGARYVVLTSKHHEGFTLWPSKQSWNWNSVDIGPHRDLCGDLTTAVKSKGLHMGFYYSLYEWYNPTYLTDLNSYVDNHMIPQMKDLVTRYTPDILWTDGEWDKPSKEWKSEPFLAWLYNESPVKQSIVVNDRWGSETRSKHGGIYTTEYGLVHDQEGVDEAITRPWEECRGIGTSFGYNRTEGLTDYSTAEDLIKLLVSTVSKGGNLLLDIGPAADGTIPVIMQQRLLEMGNWLKTNGDAIYGTRAFITKETESINPETNKSIFFTKKNKDVYVICLDWPKGNIVLKGLKAGNVKASLLGSEKAVVAKASGNNLIITPPDLNPDDHQLAYVFKISNLIE from the coding sequence ATGATTAAACGACTTCTCACAGCTTTACTGTTTTTTTTGGCATTAAGTCTGAATGGCCAGAACTATCAACCAACCTGGGAATCACTTGATAAGAGACCGGTTCCGCAATGGTTTGAAGATTCAAAATTCGGCATTTTTATTCACTGGGGTGTCTATTCCGTACCATCATGGGGTCCCACGGGCGACAGTATAGGAGTTTATGATAAATATGCGGAATGGTACTGGAGGAAATTCGACCAGCCAGGGAAAGTTCAGAAGTATTTTAAAGAATTCCATCTGAAGACTTACGGACCGAACTTCAAATATCAGGATTTCGCACCTATGTTTAAGGCTGAACTTTTTAATCCTGACCAGTGGGCAGATCTTTTTAAAGAATCAGGTGCCAGATATGTTGTGCTCACCTCAAAACATCATGAAGGTTTTACTCTCTGGCCCAGTAAACAAAGCTGGAACTGGAACAGTGTGGATATCGGTCCGCACCGCGATCTATGCGGAGACCTGACAACTGCTGTAAAAAGCAAGGGGCTTCATATGGGTTTCTACTATTCTCTTTATGAATGGTATAATCCCACTTACCTGACCGACCTGAACAGTTACGTTGACAACCATATGATCCCCCAGATGAAGGATCTGGTTACCCGCTATACCCCTGATATTCTGTGGACTGACGGAGAGTGGGATAAACCAAGCAAAGAGTGGAAAAGTGAACCGTTTCTTGCATGGCTTTATAATGAATCGCCTGTAAAACAGAGTATTGTGGTAAATGACAGATGGGGAAGCGAAACCAGAAGCAAGCATGGCGGCATCTACACAACCGAGTATGGCCTGGTACACGATCAGGAAGGGGTTGATGAGGCAATTACCCGTCCATGGGAAGAGTGCAGGGGTATCGGAACTTCATTCGGGTACAACAGAACTGAAGGTTTAACTGATTATTCTACCGCAGAAGATCTTATTAAACTTCTTGTTTCAACTGTGTCAAAAGGCGGAAACCTGTTGCTTGATATCGGTCCGGCAGCAGACGGAACCATACCGGTAATAATGCAGCAGCGCCTGCTAGAGATGGGTAACTGGCTGAAAACTAACGGAGACGCTATTTATGGTACCAGGGCATTTATAACAAAGGAGACCGAATCAATTAATCCCGAAACAAATAAATCTATCTTCTTTACCAAAAAAAATAAAGATGTTTATGTTATCTGCCTCGATTGGCCAAAAGGAAATATTGTACTTAAAGGTCTGAAAGCCGGTAATGTAAAAGCAAGTTTGCTTGGATCAGAAAAGGCGGTAGTCGCCAAAGCTTCAGGTAATAATCTGATCATAACACCTCCGGATTTAAATCCGGATGATCATCAGCTGGCTTATGTATTTAAAATCAGTAATTTAATAGAGTAA
- a CDS encoding TonB-dependent receptor, whose translation MVHSQERYRIDWDYKDLSFKEFVINAEKQLNVRFFYKDEWTTDLRLGSYQGVTTLTGVLDNLFREKSLFYFIDESGNIVITKTYAVKIDNKRNETEDKFIPPTEYADNGEGENKTGNTFVEIGNPADRNKPGNVVVSGYITSRETKEPIAGVTVFVQKLSVGTISNAYGFYTLTLPRGLHLLQFSFIGLKEKTINLNLNSTGEMNIDMNSVLIPLKETVISAQKNMTLQRFEVGAEKINITSFRLLPTSLGESDIIKSVLLIPGVQSVGEGSTGFNVRGGSADQNLILLYGAPIYNSSHFFGFFSAVNSDIIKDVTLYKGGIPGRYGGRISSVLDIVSKDGNRKEFMGNAGISPITTHVSIEGPIKEDTITYILTGRTTYSNWIFGLIDNPSLKRSRASFYDLNGKVTYDINKNNKIDLSGYTSHDSFKFNSDSVYSYDNSIVSLKWRHFFNSRLFTSVTLNNSYYTYNVNSEDVITEAFDLSHKINSTGFKTDFNWFLGNNELNFGLDLNKYSVTPGSYLPSLDSSLVIPHVIDKERAWEGGLYIEDKITLNSFMSVNLGMRLSGFAAYGKNEVMIYDPDLPRTRSSIIDTISYSENGVSARYAGPEFRISMNFRVSDRNSFKINYNRTRQYLHLLSNSTSISPTDTWKLSDYYLKPQIGDQFAVGFYRMLFNSGFETSAELYYKEIKNMLDFKGGTKLIMNENIEKDIVNVIGKAYGLELIFKKTEGKIRYSVGYTYSRTFIKSIGKFSDEVINSGKWFPANFDKPNDLVATFNYLFSRRFSFSSNYTWSTGRPITYPVSTYRIQDNLLVDYSDRNKYRIPDYMRLDISFKVSGNLKSKKIANPYWTFSVYNLLGRQNVYSVYFKNERNVLKGYQLSIFGKAIPSVTFSFDF comes from the coding sequence GTGGTTCATTCACAGGAGAGATATCGTATTGACTGGGATTACAAAGACCTTTCTTTTAAAGAATTCGTTATTAATGCCGAGAAGCAGCTGAATGTCAGATTCTTTTATAAGGATGAATGGACAACTGATCTCAGGCTTGGTAGTTACCAGGGTGTGACTACACTTACAGGAGTACTCGATAATCTTTTCAGGGAAAAATCACTTTTCTATTTTATCGATGAATCAGGCAATATTGTTATAACAAAGACTTATGCCGTTAAAATAGATAATAAACGAAACGAGACAGAAGACAAATTTATCCCGCCTACTGAATATGCTGATAACGGCGAAGGCGAAAATAAAACAGGTAACACATTCGTGGAGATAGGAAACCCTGCCGACAGAAATAAACCCGGTAACGTTGTGGTCTCAGGATATATCACAAGCCGCGAGACAAAAGAACCAATCGCAGGGGTTACGGTATTTGTCCAGAAACTGTCGGTTGGAACAATTTCAAATGCTTACGGATTCTATACACTGACATTGCCGAGAGGTCTTCATCTTCTGCAGTTCTCATTCATCGGACTGAAAGAAAAAACTATAAACCTTAATCTTAACAGTACCGGAGAGATGAATATCGACATGAACAGTGTCCTGATTCCTTTAAAGGAAACTGTTATTTCAGCACAGAAAAACATGACACTTCAGAGGTTTGAGGTTGGTGCTGAAAAGATCAACATTACTTCATTCAGGTTATTGCCAACATCTCTCGGTGAATCGGACATAATAAAAAGCGTGCTGCTTATCCCCGGTGTTCAGTCGGTTGGAGAAGGATCAACCGGATTCAATGTAAGAGGCGGGTCTGCAGATCAGAACCTGATACTTCTTTATGGCGCTCCGATCTATAATTCCTCTCACTTTTTCGGATTTTTCTCGGCTGTAAATTCAGACATAATAAAGGATGTTACTCTCTATAAGGGCGGGATCCCTGGCAGATACGGCGGACGTATCTCATCCGTACTTGATATCGTTTCAAAAGACGGAAACAGAAAAGAGTTTATGGGAAATGCTGGTATAAGTCCTATTACAACCCATGTTTCAATTGAGGGACCAATCAAGGAGGATACAATTACATATATTCTCACCGGCCGCACAACCTATTCAAACTGGATATTCGGACTAATTGACAATCCGTCGCTTAAAAGGAGCAGAGCTTCATTCTACGACCTTAATGGCAAGGTTACTTACGATATCAATAAGAATAATAAAATTGATCTTTCAGGTTATACCAGTCATGATTCTTTCAAATTCAATTCAGATTCTGTTTACAGCTATGATAACAGTATTGTTTCGTTGAAATGGAGACATTTCTTTAACAGCAGACTCTTTACTTCTGTTACCCTGAATAATAGTTATTATACCTATAATGTTAATAGTGAAGATGTTATAACTGAGGCATTCGATTTATCCCATAAAATTAACAGCACTGGTTTTAAGACAGATTTCAACTGGTTTCTTGGGAATAATGAACTAAATTTTGGTCTCGATCTGAATAAGTACTCAGTTACCCCGGGGTCATATCTTCCTTCACTTGACTCATCGCTTGTGATACCTCATGTTATTGATAAGGAGAGGGCCTGGGAAGGCGGATTATATATTGAAGACAAAATAACTCTGAACAGCTTTATGTCGGTGAATCTCGGAATGAGGTTATCTGGTTTTGCTGCCTACGGCAAAAATGAAGTAATGATCTACGATCCTGATTTGCCAAGAACCAGATCTAGCATAATTGATACTATCAGCTATTCAGAAAATGGAGTCTCTGCCCGGTATGCCGGACCTGAGTTCCGGATCTCGATGAATTTCAGGGTCTCTGACAGAAATTCATTCAAGATAAATTATAACAGGACAAGGCAATATCTGCATCTGCTGTCAAACTCAACCTCAATATCTCCTACCGACACATGGAAGCTTAGCGATTATTATCTTAAACCTCAGATTGGCGACCAGTTCGCGGTTGGATTCTACAGGATGCTCTTTAATTCGGGCTTTGAAACCTCTGCAGAGCTTTACTACAAGGAAATCAAAAACATGCTCGATTTTAAGGGAGGAACCAAGCTGATAATGAATGAGAACATAGAGAAAGACATAGTAAATGTTATCGGCAAGGCATATGGTCTGGAGCTGATTTTTAAGAAAACAGAAGGTAAGATTCGTTATAGTGTAGGTTATACTTATTCACGTACATTTATTAAAAGCATCGGTAAATTCAGCGATGAGGTAATAAACTCAGGTAAATGGTTTCCGGCTAATTTTGATAAACCCAATGACCTTGTGGCTACATTTAATTATCTGTTTTCGAGGCGTTTCAGTTTCTCATCTAACTATACCTGGAGTACAGGGCGTCCTATAACTTACCCTGTATCAACATACAGGATTCAGGATAATCTGCTTGTAGATTATTCAGACAGGAACAAATACAGGATCCCTGATTATATGCGCCTCGATATTTCCTTTAAGGTAAGCGGTAATCTGAAATCTAAGAAAATAGCCAATCCGTACTGGACTTTCTCGGTTTATAATCTGCTGGGAAGACAGAATGTTTATTCAGTTTACTTTAAGAATGAAAGGAATGTTCTTAAAGGATATCAGCTTTCAATATTCGGAAAAGCAATTCCCTCAGTAACATTTAGTTTTGATTTTTAA
- a CDS encoding DUF4249 domain-containing protein — MKYIRFLTLFFTVLTIGGCITQFIPETDEDQDLLVVEGLITDQQEVNTIKLSRSLPLGLKNTAKPVKGAIVTIIDDSGISYTLTEKVTGTYVTDPAKFRGVVGKKYRLKVFLNNKSIYNYTYESLPMELRPVPPIDSVYYEKVVLRKQENNFSAIDGCQIYVETHDPSSVTKFYRWDFNETWEFRLPFSKPVNNRCWISQNSTIINVKSTAILAEDKIKRYPLHFIANETDRLKLRYSILVNQYSVTEDEFEYWQKLQNITEEVGSLYDITPAAVPSNVYCVDNPAEKVLGYFSVSSKSSKRIFIKDYFAGVINLYTDCVSDTLYGNQPIPGLNSSVWILENYEAPNYNPPYKVLTATRGCADCTTRGVITEPAFWRESK, encoded by the coding sequence ATGAAATATATAAGATTTTTAACACTATTTTTTACAGTTCTCACAATCGGCGGCTGCATTACCCAATTTATCCCCGAGACAGATGAGGATCAGGACCTTCTTGTTGTTGAAGGCTTAATTACTGATCAACAGGAGGTAAACACTATTAAGCTTTCACGATCATTACCATTAGGATTGAAGAATACTGCTAAGCCTGTAAAAGGGGCTATTGTAACTATTATTGATGACTCGGGAATATCATATACTTTAACTGAAAAAGTTACAGGTACCTATGTTACTGATCCGGCTAAGTTTCGCGGAGTGGTAGGAAAGAAGTACAGATTGAAGGTTTTCCTGAATAACAAATCGATTTATAATTACACGTATGAATCGCTCCCTATGGAGTTAAGACCGGTTCCTCCTATCGATAGTGTATATTATGAAAAGGTTGTTCTCAGGAAACAGGAAAATAATTTTAGTGCCATAGATGGCTGCCAGATCTATGTTGAGACCCATGATCCCTCTTCTGTGACGAAGTTCTACAGGTGGGATTTCAATGAGACATGGGAGTTCAGGCTTCCTTTCTCAAAACCTGTTAATAACAGATGCTGGATCTCGCAAAATTCGACTATTATAAATGTAAAATCAACTGCAATCCTGGCTGAAGATAAAATTAAACGCTATCCGTTGCATTTTATAGCTAATGAGACTGACAGACTGAAATTAAGGTATTCTATTCTGGTAAACCAGTATTCTGTAACAGAAGATGAATTTGAATACTGGCAAAAGCTTCAGAACATAACAGAAGAAGTAGGCAGTCTGTACGATATTACACCTGCAGCAGTGCCAAGTAATGTCTATTGCGTTGATAATCCCGCAGAGAAGGTTCTTGGGTATTTCAGTGTTTCCTCCAAAAGCTCAAAAAGAATATTTATTAAAGATTATTTCGCCGGGGTAATTAATCTTTATACAGATTGTGTATCTGATACTTTATACGGAAATCAGCCAATACCCGGCTTGAACTCAAGTGTCTGGATTCTCGAAAACTATGAGGCACCTAATTACAACCCGCCCTATAAAGTACTTACAGCAACAAGGGGTTGTGCCGATTGTACAACAAGAGGTGTAATAACAGAACCGGCTTTCTGGAGAGAAAGTAAATAG
- a CDS encoding aldo/keto reductase — MPVRPLGKTGHMVCIYSLGGQATIETPGKEDLSVQIINRAIDLGINYIDTAAGYGRATATIPKAEARGHSERNIGQVMKTRRNEVFLASKTDDRTYDGSMRLLEKSLKNLQTDHLDLWQVHNLTKAQIADVDKYFAADGVIKAMEKARNEKMVRFVGITGHESPAMLKIMAERYPFDNVLVALNAADKHYDPFIENFLPVAVEKKMGIVGMKIPARDRIFSNGGIITIKEAMEYVMTLPVSTVIIGLDDIAQLEENIRIAENFKPLTADQMLAIEAKTKPYYKDLQFFKGQSEWPAEW, encoded by the coding sequence ATGCCTGTCAGACCACTCGGCAAGACTGGTCACATGGTTTGCATTTACAGCCTTGGAGGTCAGGCAACAATTGAAACTCCCGGAAAGGAAGACCTGTCAGTGCAGATTATCAACAGGGCGATAGACCTGGGAATAAATTACATCGATACAGCCGCTGGTTACGGAAGGGCAACGGCTACTATTCCAAAGGCAGAAGCCAGGGGACATAGTGAGAGAAACATCGGACAAGTTATGAAGACCAGACGAAATGAGGTCTTCCTTGCTTCCAAAACTGATGACCGGACATACGACGGATCAATGAGGCTTCTTGAGAAGTCTCTTAAGAATCTCCAGACTGATCACCTTGATCTGTGGCAGGTGCATAATCTTACAAAAGCTCAGATAGCTGACGTAGATAAGTATTTTGCTGCCGATGGTGTGATAAAAGCCATGGAAAAGGCCAGGAATGAAAAGATGGTAAGATTCGTTGGAATTACAGGTCATGAGAGTCCGGCTATGCTTAAGATAATGGCAGAGAGATATCCCTTCGATAATGTTCTTGTTGCGCTTAATGCCGCTGACAAGCACTACGATCCTTTCATCGAAAACTTCCTTCCTGTTGCTGTTGAGAAAAAAATGGGAATTGTGGGTATGAAAATTCCTGCCCGCGACAGGATTTTCTCAAATGGGGGTATTATAACTATTAAAGAGGCAATGGAATACGTTATGACTTTGCCTGTCAGTACTGTTATTATTGGTCTTGATGATATCGCCCAGCTGGAAGAGAACATCCGAATAGCAGAAAATTTCAAACCTCTTACTGCAGATCAGATGCTGGCAATTGAGGCGAAGACCAAACCTTATTATAAAGATCTTCAGTTTTTTAAAGGGCAGTCAGAATGGCCGGCAGAGTGGTAG
- the rmuC gene encoding DNA recombination protein RmuC: MEIILYILAGSFIGALVAYLVTKSVLIGQHQRNIVAKLEEINVLNRENGALKAKVEAQANSLEEVRKAMVDTFKSAASDALTQNNKQFLDLAKTQLETQVKGAEGDLDKRKTAIEEMLKPVKESIDSYKKRIEELEKGSEKTFGQVTEMLSNIQATNTSLQKETTALVNALRNPRVRGKWGEIGLKRVVEFSGLSAHCDFYEQVYSEGEDSVLKPDMIINLPGNSHVVVDSKLPLDAYLQALETDDETSRNILFAKHAKDLRDHINKLSKKQYWSQFENTPDFVVLYMEVESALNVALMTDKTLLQDAMNNKIILATPTTLIVVLKSVAMSWQQHTITENALLIMDAATELHGRLSVFAEHFDKVGSGLKSALKGFNDAIGSWEGRVLPAGRKLEQLKATDNKSILPDLEIIDRPVRELKKSDE, translated from the coding sequence ATGGAAATCATTCTTTATATACTCGCCGGATCATTTATTGGCGCTCTGGTAGCTTATCTGGTAACAAAATCTGTTTTAATTGGTCAGCACCAGCGTAATATTGTTGCAAAACTTGAGGAGATAAATGTGTTAAACAGGGAAAACGGTGCCCTGAAAGCGAAGGTTGAGGCACAGGCTAATAGTCTTGAAGAAGTAAGAAAAGCGATGGTAGATACTTTTAAATCGGCCGCCTCTGATGCGCTTACGCAGAATAATAAGCAATTTCTTGATCTGGCGAAAACACAGCTTGAGACTCAGGTAAAAGGGGCGGAAGGTGATCTTGATAAGAGGAAGACAGCTATAGAGGAGATGCTCAAGCCGGTAAAAGAATCGATAGACAGTTATAAGAAAAGAATAGAGGAGCTGGAAAAGGGATCTGAAAAAACGTTCGGGCAGGTCACTGAAATGCTCTCCAATATTCAGGCTACAAATACCAGTTTGCAAAAGGAAACAACCGCACTTGTAAATGCTCTGAGGAATCCCAGAGTCAGAGGCAAATGGGGAGAGATTGGCCTGAAACGTGTTGTTGAATTTTCGGGACTCTCAGCACATTGCGATTTCTATGAACAGGTTTATTCAGAGGGGGAGGATTCTGTATTAAAACCCGATATGATAATTAATCTTCCGGGGAACAGTCATGTTGTTGTTGATTCCAAACTACCTCTGGATGCTTATCTTCAGGCACTTGAAACAGATGACGAAACATCAAGGAATATATTGTTTGCCAAGCATGCCAAAGATCTGAGGGATCACATAAACAAACTGAGTAAAAAGCAGTACTGGTCTCAGTTTGAGAATACCCCTGATTTTGTTGTATTATATATGGAAGTGGAATCTGCTCTGAACGTTGCCCTGATGACAGATAAAACTCTGTTGCAGGATGCAATGAATAATAAGATAATTCTTGCCACACCTACCACACTTATAGTTGTCCTGAAATCGGTTGCCATGTCGTGGCAGCAGCATACCATTACCGAGAATGCCCTGCTCATAATGGATGCAGCAACAGAACTTCATGGCAGATTAAGTGTCTTTGCCGAGCATTTTGATAAAGTGGGAAGCGGGTTGAAATCAGCTCTTAAAGGATTTAACGATGCAATAGGTTCATGGGAGGGAAGAGTCCTTCCGGCCGGGAGGAAACTTGAGCAATTGAAAGCAACTGATAATAAAAGTATTTTGCCCGATCTAGAGATCATTGACAGACCAGTACGTGAATTAAAGAAATCAGATGAATAG
- a CDS encoding DUF1080 domain-containing protein, producing the protein MAGRVVALVLGLVLIGCRGGQKELAGKGIVTELSVDSTLIFNGKDLDGWEITNFGPQGPVYISGDAIILGMGEGCTGVTYRKDFPEMNYKVTLEAKKVDGNDFFCGITFPVGDSPCTFIAGGWGGTTVGLSSINGADASENETTTLRKFEKDVWYKICLIVKPDTIRALIDDKVVVNLAIGDKKLSIRPEVELSRPFGITSWNTTAALRNIRVLEIEEE; encoded by the coding sequence ATGGCCGGCAGAGTGGTAGCCCTGGTCTTAGGACTGGTATTGATTGGCTGCAGGGGAGGACAAAAAGAGTTAGCCGGTAAAGGGATTGTAACAGAATTAAGTGTTGATAGTACACTTATTTTTAACGGAAAAGACCTTGATGGTTGGGAAATAACAAATTTCGGACCACAGGGTCCTGTCTATATCTCCGGCGATGCTATAATCCTTGGAATGGGCGAAGGTTGTACCGGAGTTACCTACAGGAAAGATTTCCCTGAAATGAACTATAAAGTTACACTTGAGGCCAAGAAAGTTGACGGAAATGATTTTTTCTGCGGCATAACATTCCCTGTCGGTGATTCACCATGCACTTTTATTGCCGGTGGTTGGGGCGGTACCACTGTCGGACTAAGCAGCATCAACGGAGCCGATGCTTCTGAGAATGAAACAACTACTCTTCGGAAATTCGAAAAGGATGTTTGGTATAAAATTTGTCTTATAGTTAAACCGGATACAATCAGGGCTCTGATAGATGATAAAGTTGTTGTCAATCTTGCAATCGGAGACAAAAAACTGTCAATCAGGCCTGAAGTGGAACTCTCGAGACCGTTTGGGATAACCTCGTGGAACACTACAGCAGCGTTGAGGAATATAAGGGTTCTTGAAATTGAAGAAGAATAA
- a CDS encoding DUF1080 domain-containing protein, protein MALLSVTSCKTEVKVEPVQKHDISEFLGQWTIDIQGGSVGWLEVRKEDGYLDGEILWGGGSVLPVSGMFFVNDQVLIVQRSNNVVRTRDENKNAVKTQVVTDWLEIVKNGEKIDGVLLTPHRNGIGVDSTLFTGTKLPAPPPAPDLAAVKFGTPVQLFNGKDLTGWKLINEKQVNGFKVVDGMLVNDPVQKEGEAHISYGNLRTEQEFEDFNLKLEVNVPAGNNSGVYLRGMYEIQVVDSYKKPLDPHNMGAVYSRITPLSAAEKPGGEWQSMDITLCDRHATVILNGVKIIDNKPIFGPTGGAIKSDVFSPGPIYLQGDHGNVSYRNIVLTPIVK, encoded by the coding sequence ATGGCTTTATTGTCAGTTACATCCTGCAAAACAGAGGTGAAGGTTGAACCTGTTCAGAAGCACGACATTTCTGAGTTTCTCGGACAGTGGACTATAGATATTCAGGGCGGCTCAGTAGGCTGGCTTGAAGTTCGTAAAGAGGATGGCTACCTCGATGGTGAGATCCTCTGGGGCGGTGGTAGTGTATTACCTGTTTCAGGTATGTTCTTTGTTAACGATCAGGTACTTATTGTTCAGCGTTCAAATAATGTTGTAAGAACAAGAGATGAAAACAAGAATGCAGTCAAAACTCAGGTTGTTACTGACTGGCTCGAAATAGTGAAGAACGGAGAAAAAATTGACGGGGTATTACTGACTCCCCACAGAAATGGTATTGGCGTTGATTCAACCCTTTTCACAGGAACAAAACTCCCTGCACCTCCTCCTGCGCCTGACCTAGCTGCTGTCAAATTTGGCACCCCGGTACAATTGTTTAATGGCAAGGATCTTACAGGATGGAAACTGATTAATGAAAAGCAGGTAAACGGATTTAAAGTTGTGGATGGTATGCTCGTTAATGATCCTGTTCAGAAAGAAGGTGAGGCACACATATCTTATGGTAATCTGAGAACAGAACAGGAATTTGAAGATTTTAACCTGAAGCTTGAAGTGAATGTGCCTGCAGGAAATAATAGTGGTGTATATCTGCGGGGAATGTATGAAATCCAGGTTGTTGACTCATATAAAAAGCCACTTGATCCGCACAATATGGGTGCTGTATACAGCCGAATTACACCTCTTTCAGCTGCAGAGAAACCAGGCGGCGAATGGCAGTCGATGGATATCACTCTGTGTGACAGACACGCTACAGTTATCCTAAACGGAGTAAAAATTATTGATAACAAGCCAATTTTCGGACCTACCGGCGGCGCAATTAAATCTGATGTATTCTCTCCGGGCCCTATTTATTTACAGGGGGACCATGGAAATGTATCATACCGGAATATTGTGCTCACTCCGATTGTCAAATAG